Proteins encoded by one window of Glycine soja cultivar W05 chromosome 15, ASM419377v2, whole genome shotgun sequence:
- the LOC114387156 gene encoding MLP-like protein 34 — MVVLTFTDEFTSNVKPRRLFKALILDAPNLIPKLMPEAIKNVQLVEGNGGPGSIQEITIAERDNIKHLKHRIDAIDLEKLTYNYAVIEGDAALEEVDSISHEIKFEATEEGGCKTKNVSKYHPKEGVDVKGEDFKAAREEGLALLKVVDAYLVANPEAYAEGNINSDEFTSTVQPGRLFKALVLDAPNLIPKLMPEAIKNIQLVEGNGGPGSIQEITIVEGNKIKHLKHRIDAIDQEKLTYSYAVIEGDAALEKVDSIAHEIKFEATKEGGCKIKNVSKYHPKAGVDVKVEDFKAAREEGLALLKVVDAYLVANPEAYA, encoded by the exons ATGGTGGTCCTCACTTTCACTGATGAGTTTACTAGCAATGTCAAGCCAAGAAGGTTGTTCAAGGCTTTGATCCTTGATGCTCCTAACCTCATTCCCAAGCTGATGCCGGAAGCCATTAAGAATGTTCAACTGGTTGAAGGGAATGGAGGCCCTGGAAGCATTCAGGAGATAACCATTGCTGAAC GTGATAACATCAAACACTTGAAGCATAGAATTGATGCAATAGACCTAGAGAAATTGACTTACAACTACGCAGTGATTGAGGGGGATGCAGCACTGGAAGAAGTGGATTCAATTTCACATGAGATCAAGTTTGAGGCCACTGAAGAGGGAGGCTGCAAGACCAAGAATGTCAGCAAGTACCATCCCAAAGAAGGGGTTGATGTTAAAGGGGAGGATTTCAAGGCTGCAAGAGAGGAAGGTTTGGCTCTGCTCAAGGTAGTGGATGCCTATCTTGTGGCAAACCCTGAGGCCTATGCTGAAGGAAATATAAATAGCG ATGAGTTTACTAGCACTGTCCAGCCAGGAAGGTTGTTCAAGGCTTTGGTCCTTGATGCTCCAAACCTCATCCCCAAGCTGATGCCTGAGGCCATTAAGAATATTCAACTGGTTGAAGGGAATGGAGGCCCTGGAAGCATTCAGGAGATAACCATTGTTGAAG GTAATAAGATCAAACACTTGAAGCATAGAATTGATGCAATAGACCAAGAGAAATTGACATACAGCTATGCAGTGATTGAGGGGGATGCTGCACTGGAAAAAGTGGATTCAATTGCACATGAGATTAAGTTTGAGGCCACCAAAGAGGGAGGTTGCAAGATCAAGAATGTCAGCAAGTATCATCCCAAAGCAGGGGTTGATGTCAAAGTGGAGGATTTCAAGGCTGCAAGGGAGGAAGGTTTGGCCCTCCTCAAGGTAGTGGATGCCTATCTTGTGGCCAACCCTGAGGCGTATGCTTGA
- the LOC114385832 gene encoding uncharacterized protein LOC114385832, whose amino-acid sequence MNHYFSIELSTLASIYDLYIDFPQQKITIIGWADSEKIAKAIKKTRKIATICNIEPIESPSQPEEPSSQPTEPKPEENDAQNHEATQPVEISPTQAESQEEPPKETPPEATPSPIHAGNNQNQQSPRTKDVGEVHVMHHNPTNFGNRFGSGHNYAGHWGDRYRYHNSPTFLQEPPQPMYVTLSL is encoded by the coding sequence ATGaatcattatttttcaattgaacTTTCAACTCTTGCAAGTATATATGATCTCTATATTGACTTCcctcaacaaaaaataacaataattggGTGGGCAGATTCTGAAAAAATAGCGAAAGCAATTAAGAAGACAAGGAAGATTGCCACCATTTGCAACATTGAACCAATTGAGTCTCCATCTCAACCAGAAGAACCATCATCTCAACCAACAGAACCAAAACCTGAAGAAAATGATGCACAAAACCATGAAGCAACACAACCTGTAGAAATTTCACCAACTCAAGCAGAATCCCAAGAGGAGCCCCCAAAAGAAACACCACCTGAGGCAACACCATCACCAATACATGCAGGGAATAATCAAAACCAGCAATCACCAAGAACCAAGGATGTAGGAGAGGTTCATGTGATGCACCACAATCCAACCAACTTTGGAAACAGATTTGGTTCTGGCCACAACTATGCTGGACATTGGGGAGATAGATATAGATACCATAATAGTCCAACATTTCTTCAAGAGCCACCCCAACCAATGTATGTGACACTCAGTTTATAA
- the LOC114386971 gene encoding pathogenesis-related protein STH-2-like: MGATTFTHDYSSPVAPSRMFKALITDSRTLLPKLLPQIIKEVNLIQGDGEAGSIEQVNFAEAFPFKYVKHRIDEVDKDNFVCKYTMIEGDPLEDKLESIAYEVKFEATSDGGCLCKMTTKYNVIGGFEVKEEEIKEGRESSLGVCKVVEAYLLENPQVYA, from the exons ATGGGAGCCACAACTTTTACACATGATTATTCATCCCCTGTTGCTCCATCACGCATGTTCAAGGCCTTGATCACTGACTCTAGAACTTTGCTGCCAAAGCTCTTACCACAGATCATAAAAGAGGTCAATCTGATCCAAGGAGATGGGGAAGCTGGAAGCATTGAGCAAGTTAACTTTGCTGAAG cTTTCCCCTTCAAGTATGTGAAACACAGGATTGATGAGGTTGATAAGGACAACTTTGTGTGCAAATACACTATGATTGAAGGAGATCCATTGGAGGACAAGCTTGAGTCTATAGCTTATGAAGTTAAGTTTGAGGCCACTAGTGATGGAGGTTGCCTTTGTAAAATGACAACCAAATATAACGTCATTGGGGGTTTTGAAGTCAAAGAGGAAGAGATAAAGGAAGGAAGGGAAAGCTCTCTTGGAGTCTGCAAGGTTGTGGAAGCCTACCTGCTGGAGAATCCACAAGTTTATGcttaa
- the LOC114385668 gene encoding uncharacterized protein LOC114385668 encodes MRREDTCERVEKALRECHRRVPAGPSRDSACRHLNQGLAMCLVSLACPGESEAVRTLCSSAGTAHKRHQCQQAQLSLSLCLSSRQNNSLT; translated from the coding sequence ATGAGAAGAGAAGACACGTGCGAGCGCGTGGAGAAGGCGCTGCGGGAGTGCCACCGGCGAGTTCCGGCGGGTCCGAGTCGCGACTCAGCGTGCCGGCACCTTAACCAGGGGCTGGCGATGTGCCTCGTTTCTCTGGCGTGTCCTGGGGAATCGGAGGCGGTGCGCACCCTCTGCTCCAGCGCCGGCACCGCTCACAAGCGCCACCAGTGCCAGCAGGCGcagctttctctctctctatgcCTCTCTTCTCGTCAAAACAATTCCCTGACCTAA
- the LOC114387157 gene encoding major allergen Pru ar 1-like → MGVYSDTDEYPSPISPSRLFKALVVDAHNLIPKLLPNSVKSIEIIQGDGGAGSIKQFNFVEGNQVKNIKNRIDEIDEETLTYNYTLIEGEALKDKFASIAHEIKFEAAPDGGSISKVTSKYYLKGDVEINEEDIKASKEIVLGIYKVVEAYLLQNPDVYA, encoded by the exons ATGGGTGTTTACTCTGACACAGATGAGTACCCCTCTCCAATCTCTCCATCAAGGTTGTTCAAGGCCTTGGTTGTTGATGCTCACAACCTCATTCCAAAACTTCTGCCAAATTCTGTGAAGAGCATTGAAATCATACAAGGGGATGGGGGGGCAGGAAGCATCAAGCAGTTTAACTTTGTTGAAG GCAACCAAGTAAAAAATATCAAGAACCGGATTGATGAGATAGACGAGGAGACACTTACTTACAATTACACACTGATTGAAGGGGAAGCCTTGAAGGATAAGTTTGCATCCATTGCTCATGAGATTAAGTTTGAAGCAGCACCTGATGGTGGTAGCATAAGTAAGGTAACAAGCAAGTATTATCTTAAAGGTGATGTTGAGATCAATGAAGAGGACATTAAGGCTAGCAAGGAGATTGTCTTGGGCATTTACAAAGTTGTGGAAGCCTATCTCCTGCAGAACCCTGATGTGTATGCTTGA